Genomic DNA from Fimbriimonas ginsengisoli Gsoil 348:
CTCGCTCGATTTCTGGCACGACCGGCTCGAAGCGGCCTCCGCGTTCCCGCATCTCGGCGAGGGACATCTTCTGTTCAACGATCCAGAAGGGCAGCGGCTGGAGTTGGTTGAAGACAAGCGCTCTAGCGACGCCGTTCCGTGGACCAGCGAGGTGCCAGAAGAAAAAGCGATCCGCGGCATCCTCGGAGTAGATATCGAGAGCGCCCGGCCAGAGAGCACGGCCAAGGTGCTGACCGACATTCTGGGTTACAAGCGGCTCTCCAGCGGGTATTTCGAAACCGACGACGAAGCGGCACGAGTCCGCCTGGTCGTGTCGGGGGCCAATCGGCTGGGTCGCGTGGGCGCGGGCGGAGTGCACCACGTCGCGTTCCGCGTAAAAGACGACGAGGAGCTGCTCGCGATGCAGGCGAAGGTCGAGGCCGCCGGCATTTCCACCTCGGGCTACATCGACCGGTTCTATTTCCACTCCCTTTACTTCCGTGAGCCGGGCGGCATCCTGTTCGAGCTCGCGACGGAAGGTCCTGGTTTCGCCAGCGACGAGAGCATGGAGGA
This window encodes:
- a CDS encoding ring-cleaving dioxygenase, which translates into the protein MPNHSIHHVTAVTAHIGQNLQFYTGVLGLRLVKKSVNQDDVSAYHLFYADAVGTPGTDMTFFDWPSAGSNLPGPGTVALTVFRVPQGSLDFWHDRLEAASAFPHLGEGHLLFNDPEGQRLELVEDKRSSDAVPWTSEVPEEKAIRGILGVDIESARPESTAKVLTDILGYKRLSSGYFETDDEAARVRLVVSGANRLGRVGAGGVHHVAFRVKDDEELLAMQAKVEAAGISTSGYIDRFYFHSLYFREPGGILFELATEGPGFASDESMEELGKHLALPPFLENRRDEIESGLKPLPT